In a genomic window of Nodosilinea sp. E11:
- a CDS encoding tetratricopeptide repeat protein, which translates to MNGIITNPPNLAQWQSRREHESFIHKKFHNRQLRIIGVQGIGGIGKSWLAAYFYTAIKKISQTNNSSEQFSQEKYAHLRFHNQLWADVRQAPEFSIFAEQVLKTLTNESLEEFLELSIIEQVDKLISCLNQYRYLIVVDNLEVFLDNQAWKDDGYRQFFSCWKEQGKNSVILLTSQEIPTSLQYEDWLALKGFPKIDGASFLSLRLGNSIIKSEADQSALETISELLDGHPLALRLAASYIRLYCGNDNILTRAKQAGLITFPKILKEASDEHRGQQTCLERVLECHLEKLTQECRSSLVSLNVYRLPFSGDAVKEITSETKPIQALKVLEALVQRSLIIKEQGFYHIQPSIQRYLKSISGIQLTDHQAAIRYYNKKLNPEPWSDIEDIRANLELFYHQYEVENYLDAFSTVENIVNFLDLRGYTVQAFNMYEALLEALRNNGSYQKELCTVWNRLGSILHDVAQAESSVYCYNQAIKISRIIRERQHEALAVKGLGDYYNKPGSFDQAISHYQYSLKIAEELGDRYIEVDTLSGLGHAYFERGQYNESIDAYERALKRHRSAGIKTQKDRKTELSIVIALGVSYKWQHEYEQAIRVHQELLLLAITAGNKRYQYDALFGLGFIKLVQEKYTDAIDFYNKALELAKDIGLQRQEAMVVTDLGRICQACNKYQEAIQYYKQALEILYKINDRKGLSWTLMHHANAYRSLKEYKDAIILYNQALDIAYESTQLRNVIWILCDLGITYDFMQQFEEAKRVYQQAIEVAKQTEYKHHEAMSYLLQTISLAKPGDGFNALLTIQKAKDLFQEMGIKDEEKHCDSVSSQYVFQHSDPLVPQFRIPSIPDPKSGSRKSSLRDIEQSTINSLSENSNSTSDVLLSFSIAFYMLISLFIVANFIQGHIILATTLLFVALFFYLWQRSSKLRT; encoded by the coding sequence ATCAATGGAATTATTACAAATCCACCGAACTTAGCTCAGTGGCAGTCTCGTCGTGAACATGAATCATTTATTCATAAGAAGTTTCATAACAGACAACTGAGGATAATTGGAGTTCAGGGTATTGGAGGAATTGGAAAATCTTGGTTAGCTGCATATTTTTACACTGCTATCAAAAAAATATCTCAGACAAATAATAGTTCTGAGCAATTTTCGCAGGAAAAGTATGCACATTTACGATTTCACAATCAGCTTTGGGCAGATGTTAGGCAGGCTCCTGAGTTCTCAATTTTTGCAGAGCAAGTTTTAAAGACCTTGACGAATGAATCTTTAGAAGAGTTTTTAGAGCTTTCTATCATCGAGCAAGTTGACAAGCTAATCAGTTGTTTGAATCAATATCGCTATCTGATTGTTGTTGATAATTTAGAAGTCTTTCTAGATAACCAGGCATGGAAAGATGATGGGTATCGGCAATTTTTCAGTTGCTGGAAGGAGCAGGGGAAGAATAGCGTTATTCTTCTCACAAGCCAAGAAATTCCGACTTCTCTTCAGTATGAAGATTGGCTTGCATTGAAAGGGTTTCCCAAAATAGATGGTGCTAGTTTTTTATCCTTGAGGTTAGGAAATAGCATAATAAAATCTGAGGCTGACCAATCAGCTCTCGAAACTATATCTGAATTGTTAGATGGTCATCCCTTAGCCCTACGATTGGCAGCGAGTTATATACGTTTATACTGTGGAAATGACAATATTTTAACTCGTGCAAAACAGGCAGGTTTAATAACATTTCCTAAAATTCTTAAGGAAGCTTCAGATGAACATCGAGGTCAACAAACCTGTTTAGAAAGAGTTTTAGAGTGTCACTTAGAAAAATTAACCCAAGAGTGCCGCTCTAGCCTTGTTTCCTTAAATGTATATCGTCTACCCTTTTCTGGAGATGCAGTAAAAGAAATAACCTCTGAAACAAAACCCATTCAAGCACTCAAAGTTTTAGAAGCTCTTGTACAACGCTCTCTAATAATTAAAGAGCAGGGGTTTTATCATATTCAACCTTCAATTCAAAGGTATCTTAAAAGCATTTCTGGCATACAACTAACAGATCACCAAGCAGCGATAAGATATTACAACAAAAAACTTAATCCCGAACCGTGGTCTGATATTGAAGATATTAGGGCTAATCTAGAATTGTTTTACCATCAGTATGAAGTTGAAAATTATTTAGATGCTTTTAGCACTGTAGAGAATATCGTAAATTTTTTAGATTTAAGAGGTTACACTGTACAAGCATTCAATATGTACGAAGCTCTTTTAGAGGCTTTGAGAAACAATGGATCGTATCAGAAGGAGCTATGTACGGTTTGGAATAGACTTGGTAGTATCCTCCATGATGTGGCTCAAGCAGAGTCATCCGTATACTGCTACAACCAAGCAATTAAAATTTCTCGAATTATTAGAGAAAGGCAACATGAAGCATTAGCCGTGAAGGGGCTAGGAGATTATTACAATAAACCTGGAAGTTTTGATCAAGCAATTTCTCATTATCAATATTCGCTAAAAATTGCAGAAGAACTAGGGGATCGTTATATAGAAGTTGATACGCTTTCAGGTCTTGGGCATGCTTATTTTGAACGTGGTCAATACAATGAATCAATTGACGCATATGAACGAGCGTTAAAGCGTCATCGTTCCGCTGGAATAAAAACTCAAAAGGACAGGAAAACAGAACTGTCTATTGTTATTGCTTTAGGAGTTTCCTACAAATGGCAACATGAATATGAACAAGCCATAAGAGTTCATCAAGAACTTTTACTACTGGCAATAACTGCTGGAAATAAAAGGTATCAATATGATGCTTTATTTGGTCTTGGTTTCATCAAGCTGGTTCAAGAAAAATATACAGATGCTATAGATTTTTACAATAAAGCCTTAGAACTTGCTAAAGATATTGGTCTCCAAAGACAGGAGGCAATGGTCGTAACTGATTTAGGTCGCATTTGCCAAGCTTGTAATAAATATCAAGAAGCAATTCAGTATTACAAACAAGCCCTCGAAATCCTATATAAAATCAATGATCGTAAAGGGCTTTCATGGACTCTAATGCATCATGCCAATGCTTATCGATCATTGAAGGAGTACAAGGATGCAATAATTCTATATAACCAGGCTCTCGACATTGCATATGAAAGCACCCAATTAAGAAACGTGATTTGGATCTTATGCGATCTGGGAATCACCTATGACTTCATGCAGCAGTTCGAGGAAGCAAAGAGAGTTTATCAACAAGCTATAGAGGTTGCAAAACAGACAGAATACAAGCATCATGAAGCTATGTCTTATCTCCTTCAAACAATTTCATTGGCAAAGCCCGGAGATGGATTTAATGCGCTTTTAACAATTCAGAAAGCAAAAGATTTATTTCAGGAAATGGGAATTAAAGATGAAGAAAAGCATTGTGATTCTGTAAGTAGCCAGTATGTTTTTCAGCACAGTGATCCATTAGTTCCACAGTTTAGAATCCCTAGCATTCCAGACCCTAAATCAGGTTCAAGAAAATCTTCTTTAAGAGATATAGAGCAATCAACGATTAATTCTTTATCTGAAAACTCAAACTCAACTTCTGATGTACTACTATCTTTCTCAATTGCGTTTTATATGCTCATCTCTTTATTTATTGTAGCCAACTTTATTCAAGGACATATAATTCTAGCTACTACTCTTTTATTTGTAGCTCTGTTTTTCTATCTGTGGCAACGTTCTTCAAAGCTTCGCACTTAA
- a CDS encoding phage integrase N-terminal SAM-like domain-containing protein, which translates to MEPPRPKKLLDQVRDALRLKHYSYRTEQTYIYWIRRYILFHNKRHPQEMGTAEVTQFLTHLAVQEQVAASTQNQALSAIVFLYRVVLEKELLGINAVRAKPSRYLPTVLTPHEVQAVLQQL; encoded by the coding sequence ATGGAACCGCCTCGTCCCAAGAAGCTGCTAGACCAGGTCCGAGATGCCTTGAGGCTCAAGCATTACTCCTACCGGACGGAGCAAACCTATATCTACTGGATTCGCCGCTACATCTTGTTCCACAACAAACGTCACCCACAGGAGATGGGTACAGCAGAAGTTACTCAGTTTCTAACCCATCTGGCGGTGCAAGAACAGGTGGCAGCATCCACTCAGAACCAGGCATTGAGCGCCATTGTATTTCTCTATCGGGTAGTTTTAGAAAAGGAACTGTTGGGGATCAATGCGGTTCGAGCAAAGCCATCGCGCTATTTGCCAACGGTGCTCACTCCACATGAAGTACAGGCTGTGCTTCAGCAACTGTAA
- a CDS encoding tyrosine-type recombinase/integrase — protein sequence MHKLLIQLLYGSGLRLREGLQLRVKDVDFAQRQLVLRNTKGNESRVTVLPQTLIQPLQTHLEQGVVRWMASPPGVLVGSTVDGELL from the coding sequence GTGCATAAACTGCTGATTCAACTGCTCTATGGCAGTGGTTTGCGGTTGAGAGAGGGGCTACAGTTGCGGGTAAAGGACGTAGATTTTGCTCAACGGCAGCTTGTCTTGCGAAATACCAAGGGAAATGAGAGCCGAGTAACGGTGCTGCCTCAAACCTTGATCCAGCCATTGCAGACTCACTTAGAGCAGGGCGTAGTCCGCTGGATGGCTAGCCCACCTGGCGTTCTCGTTGGCTCCACGGTTGACGGGGAGCTTTTGTAA
- a CDS encoding DUF4079 domain-containing protein — protein MLDAPDLLRLLHPVLAVTVVMPLIGIAVYFAVQTRQRRLAVVNQVKTTISPVVGKEHVRVGQWLSGSVVGLVLLGLAHPIFKTIARENAWAEDPFRGIFVLAMFGLTIVSLVMLYRAATALWRGVFASLTGMGLWLLGMQPGVWRRGFEWYVSHFYLGMAAAMLMIFALATLPEIYKSKRWRLTHAVLNTVAVLLFISQGITGTRDLLEIPLHWQEPFIFQCDFENRTC, from the coding sequence ATGCTAGATGCCCCCGATTTGCTGAGACTGCTGCACCCGGTTTTAGCCGTCACCGTTGTAATGCCGCTAATTGGCATTGCTGTTTACTTTGCTGTGCAAACCCGCCAGCGGCGGTTGGCCGTGGTCAACCAAGTCAAAACCACAATTTCGCCGGTGGTGGGCAAAGAGCATGTGCGGGTGGGGCAATGGCTGTCGGGGTCGGTGGTAGGGCTGGTGCTGCTGGGGTTAGCCCACCCCATCTTTAAGACCATCGCTCGCGAAAATGCCTGGGCCGAAGACCCCTTTCGGGGAATTTTTGTGTTGGCCATGTTTGGCCTCACGATCGTCAGTCTGGTGATGCTGTACCGGGCAGCGACAGCGCTATGGCGAGGGGTCTTTGCTAGCCTCACAGGCATGGGGCTGTGGCTGTTGGGCATGCAGCCGGGGGTGTGGCGGCGCGGCTTTGAGTGGTATGTATCGCACTTTTATCTGGGTATGGCGGCGGCCATGCTGATGATTTTTGCCCTTGCCACCCTGCCTGAAATCTACAAGTCAAAGCGCTGGCGGCTAACCCACGCGGTGCTCAATACGGTGGCGGTGCTGCTGTTTATCAGCCAGGGCATTACCGGCACGCGCGACCTGCTCGAAATTCCGCTGCACTGGCAGGAGCCGTTTATCTTTCAGTGCGATTTTGAGAATCGGACGTGCTGA
- a CDS encoding glutathione binding-like protein: MIDLYYWTTPNGHKITIFLEEADIDYTIQPIHIGKGEQFAPEFLKIAPNNRIPAIVDHAPADGGDPISLFESGAILQYLGEKTGQFLPQGLRDRANVMQWLFWQMGGLGPMLGQNHHFGSYAPEKIPYAINRYVKETERLYGVLNTQLEGQEFIAGDYSIADMACYPWIVPYQTQQQNLEDFPHLKRWFEAIQARPAVQRAYEVAQTISSESTMTEEAKKILFGQGRR; the protein is encoded by the coding sequence ATGATCGATTTGTACTACTGGACAACGCCCAACGGCCACAAAATCACTATCTTTCTCGAAGAAGCCGACATAGACTACACCATCCAGCCGATTCACATCGGTAAGGGCGAGCAGTTCGCCCCCGAGTTTCTTAAGATCGCCCCCAACAACCGCATTCCCGCCATCGTCGACCACGCGCCGGCCGACGGTGGCGACCCCATCAGCCTGTTTGAGTCGGGAGCCATTTTGCAGTATCTGGGCGAGAAGACCGGACAGTTTCTGCCCCAGGGGCTGCGCGATCGCGCCAACGTCATGCAGTGGCTATTCTGGCAGATGGGCGGGCTGGGGCCAATGCTGGGCCAAAACCACCACTTCGGTAGCTACGCCCCCGAAAAAATTCCCTACGCCATCAACCGCTACGTCAAAGAAACCGAGCGGCTCTATGGCGTGCTCAACACCCAGCTTGAAGGTCAGGAGTTTATCGCAGGCGACTACTCGATCGCTGATATGGCCTGCTATCCCTGGATTGTGCCCTACCAAACCCAGCAGCAAAACCTGGAGGATTTTCCCCACCTGAAGCGCTGGTTCGAGGCGATCCAGGCGCGACCAGCGGTGCAGCGGGCCTACGAAGTGGCCCAAACCATTAGCTCCGAATCAACCATGACCGAGGAGGCGAAAAAGATCTTGTTTGGCCAGGGCAGACGGTAG
- a CDS encoding TetR/AcrR family transcriptional regulator produces the protein MVPFFKTAPAETDTETKILQAALKLFAKRGYGGTTTRELAQAAGVAEGTLFRHFENKKAILVAVASQGWVEILTDLLTELSEMASYKAIGQVMQRRMLNLQKNSALMRVCFMEAQFHPELREQIQTEVIGKMIDVAEAFFQTAMDRGVYRPMNARMVARVFLGMFTVAGFSQDTLGDEAASPQAMKDLAECLTDIFLNGVLA, from the coding sequence ATGGTGCCATTCTTTAAGACCGCCCCTGCGGAAACCGATACGGAAACCAAGATTTTGCAAGCGGCCCTCAAACTCTTTGCCAAACGGGGCTACGGAGGCACCACGACCCGCGAACTGGCCCAGGCGGCGGGGGTGGCTGAGGGCACCCTGTTTCGCCATTTTGAAAATAAGAAAGCTATTCTCGTGGCGGTGGCCAGCCAGGGCTGGGTCGAAATTCTGACTGACCTGCTCACCGAGCTGAGCGAAATGGCCAGCTACAAGGCGATCGGCCAGGTGATGCAGCGGCGTATGCTCAACCTGCAAAAAAACTCGGCTCTGATGCGGGTGTGCTTTATGGAGGCGCAGTTTCACCCCGAGCTGCGCGAGCAAATTCAGACTGAAGTGATCGGCAAAATGATCGATGTTGCCGAAGCCTTCTTTCAAACCGCCATGGATCGCGGCGTCTATCGCCCGATGAATGCCCGCATGGTGGCGCGAGTCTTTCTGGGCATGTTTACAGTGGCTGGGTTTAGCCAAGACACTCTCGGCGACGAAGCCGCCTCACCCCAAGCGATGAAAGACTTGGCGGAGTGTTTGACGGATATCTTTTTGAATGGGGTGCTGGCTTAG
- a CDS encoding DUF4168 domain-containing protein, whose amino-acid sequence MVRYCVAALLMMLVWLVPGTAWANSSSPLIAQADGVEVAETATQMVISDDDITTFAKAYQEVQGLRLRAEQEMAQAVEAEGLTIDRFNAIAETQLDGGAQSPDDIAKVAAKAKISKQETKQFEAAVERIIAIRQSTEGEMEKAIEADGLAIETFNGILEQSADDTALQRKISDEIVKQTLAIAESAS is encoded by the coding sequence ATGGTGAGATATTGTGTTGCCGCTCTACTAATGATGCTGGTGTGGCTGGTGCCAGGGACGGCGTGGGCTAACTCGTCATCGCCCCTCATTGCCCAGGCAGACGGGGTTGAAGTGGCCGAAACGGCGACCCAGATGGTCATTAGCGACGACGACATTACTACCTTTGCCAAGGCCTATCAAGAAGTTCAGGGTTTGCGCCTGCGGGCGGAACAAGAGATGGCCCAGGCTGTAGAGGCCGAAGGGCTAACCATTGACCGATTTAATGCGATCGCTGAAACCCAGCTCGATGGCGGTGCCCAAAGCCCCGATGACATCGCTAAGGTGGCCGCAAAAGCCAAAATTTCTAAACAAGAAACCAAACAGTTTGAAGCGGCGGTAGAGCGCATTATCGCTATTCGCCAGAGCACCGAAGGCGAAATGGAGAAAGCGATCGAGGCCGACGGTTTGGCCATTGAAACGTTCAATGGCATTTTGGAGCAATCTGCCGACGATACTGCGCTGCAACGGAAGATCAGCGACGAGATTGTCAAACAGACTTTGGCGATCGCAGAGTCTGCGTCCTAG
- the fghA gene encoding S-formylglutathione hydrolase — MPLTLDKQHACFGGTVGYYSHPSTTCNCDMRFAVFVPPQAEAGPVPVLFYLSGLTCTEDNFTSKAGAQRYAAEQGLMLVAPDTSPRGESIPDEAEAWDFGVGAGFYVDATESPWSTHYNLYSYVVNELPELIAQEFAVRRDRMGILGHSMGGHGALVCGLRNPDLFKSISAFAPIAAPSQCPWGQKAFTGYLGTDTERWKAYDATELVKEQAQKDRTILIDQGTADPFLKQNQLLPDVFAEACEKAGQPLILRMQPDYDHSYFFIASFMADHLRHHADVLTKG, encoded by the coding sequence ATGCCTCTCACCCTCGACAAACAACACGCCTGCTTTGGCGGCACGGTGGGCTATTACAGCCACCCGTCTACTACTTGTAATTGCGACATGCGCTTTGCGGTGTTTGTGCCACCCCAGGCAGAGGCTGGCCCGGTGCCGGTGCTGTTCTACCTGTCGGGGCTGACCTGCACCGAGGACAATTTCACCAGTAAGGCCGGGGCGCAGCGCTATGCCGCCGAGCAAGGGCTGATGCTGGTGGCCCCCGACACCAGCCCTCGCGGTGAGAGTATCCCCGATGAGGCCGAGGCCTGGGATTTTGGTGTTGGGGCCGGATTTTACGTGGATGCTACGGAGTCGCCTTGGAGCACCCACTACAACCTGTACAGTTATGTGGTGAACGAGCTGCCCGAGCTGATTGCTCAGGAGTTTGCGGTGCGGCGCGATCGCATGGGTATTTTGGGTCACTCGATGGGGGGCCACGGGGCGCTGGTCTGCGGCCTACGCAACCCTGACCTGTTCAAGTCGATCTCGGCTTTTGCGCCGATCGCTGCCCCCTCCCAGTGCCCCTGGGGCCAAAAGGCGTTCACAGGCTATCTGGGTACAGACACCGAGCGCTGGAAGGCCTACGATGCCACCGAATTGGTAAAGGAGCAGGCTCAGAAAGACCGCACTATTTTGATCGACCAGGGCACCGCCGACCCCTTCTTAAAGCAGAACCAGCTGCTGCCCGACGTGTTTGCAGAAGCCTGTGAAAAAGCGGGCCAGCCGTTAATTCTGCGTATGCAGCCAGACTACGATCACAGCTACTTTTTTATCGCTTCCTTTATGGCCGACCATTTGCGCCACCATGCCGATGTGTTAACAAAGGGCTAG
- a CDS encoding S-(hydroxymethyl)glutathione dehydrogenase/class III alcohol dehydrogenase: MDVRAAVAHGPGQPLSVETVQLDGPREGEVLVEIKATGICHTDAYTLSGKDPEGLFPAVLGHEGAGVVADVGPGVTSLKPGDHVIPLYVPECRQCEYCLSFKTNLCQAIRLTQGRGLMPDGTSRFSFGGEPLFHYMGTSTFSNYTVVPEIALAKIRSDAPFEKVCYIGCGITTGIGAVINTAKVEPGANVVVFGLGGIGLNVIQGCRMVGANKIIGVDLNPDKKELAEKFGMTHFVNPKEVEGDLVPYLVELTGGGADYSFECVGNVKLMRQALECCHKGWGVSVIVGVAAAGEEISTRPFQLVTGREWKGTAFGGARGRTDVPKIVDWYMDGKINIDDLITHVMPLDEINTAFDLMHRGESIRSVVTF; encoded by the coding sequence GTGGATGTTAGAGCTGCCGTTGCCCATGGCCCAGGCCAACCCTTGAGCGTCGAAACCGTTCAGCTCGACGGACCGCGCGAGGGCGAGGTGCTGGTCGAAATCAAAGCTACCGGCATTTGTCACACCGATGCCTACACCCTGTCTGGCAAAGATCCCGAAGGGCTGTTTCCGGCGGTATTGGGCCACGAAGGAGCCGGAGTGGTGGCCGACGTTGGCCCCGGTGTCACCAGCCTCAAGCCCGGTGACCATGTGATTCCGCTGTATGTGCCTGAGTGCCGCCAGTGCGAATACTGCCTCAGCTTTAAGACCAACCTCTGCCAGGCCATTCGCCTCACCCAGGGGCGCGGCCTCATGCCCGATGGCACCAGCCGGTTTTCCTTCGGCGGCGAACCGTTGTTTCACTACATGGGTACGTCCACCTTCTCGAACTACACCGTGGTGCCCGAGATTGCCCTGGCCAAAATTCGCTCCGATGCCCCCTTTGAGAAGGTCTGCTACATCGGCTGCGGCATCACCACGGGCATTGGCGCAGTGATTAACACTGCCAAGGTCGAGCCGGGGGCCAACGTGGTGGTGTTTGGCCTCGGCGGTATTGGCCTCAACGTGATCCAGGGCTGCCGCATGGTGGGAGCCAACAAAATCATCGGCGTTGACCTCAACCCCGACAAAAAGGAGCTGGCCGAAAAATTTGGCATGACCCACTTCGTCAACCCCAAAGAGGTCGAGGGCGACCTGGTACCCTACCTGGTCGAATTAACCGGCGGCGGGGCCGACTACAGCTTCGAGTGCGTCGGCAATGTGAAGCTGATGCGCCAGGCGCTGGAATGCTGCCACAAGGGCTGGGGGGTGAGCGTGATTGTGGGTGTCGCCGCCGCTGGCGAAGAGATCAGCACCCGCCCCTTTCAGCTGGTGACCGGGCGCGAGTGGAAAGGCACCGCCTTTGGCGGGGCCAGAGGTCGCACCGATGTGCCCAAAATTGTCGATTGGTACATGGACGGCAAAATCAATATTGACGATTTGATCACCCACGTCATGCCCCTCGACGAGATCAACACCGCCTTTGACCTGATGCACCGAGGCGAAAGCATCCGCAGCGTGGTGACGTTTTAG
- a CDS encoding type II secretion system protein yields MTQRNRTRFNQTQLNKTQFNQTQRSQRSPRSAAELAAPVAGFTLIEGLIVLVIIGLLAAIAAPSWLDFLHQRKINATQDMLYQALRITQSDAMQQRHERRFSLRERDGYIEWANHPESIPAVRVTNWQPLSHGVVLANEDNTLTKSSGIHYTRFDMHGNLRAKWIGEQGTITVTVTGQRHTNRCVIVSTVLGAMRKGQGQTKANSNGRFCY; encoded by the coding sequence ATGACTCAACGCAATAGAACTCGGTTTAACCAGACTCAACTCAATAAAACTCAGTTTAATCAGACTCAACGCTCCCAGCGATCGCCTAGGTCAGCAGCTGAGTTGGCGGCCCCCGTAGCTGGGTTTACGCTGATCGAAGGGTTGATTGTACTCGTGATCATTGGGCTACTAGCGGCGATCGCCGCCCCTTCCTGGCTTGATTTTTTGCACCAACGCAAGATCAACGCGACTCAAGACATGCTCTACCAAGCGCTACGGATTACCCAGTCCGACGCCATGCAACAGCGTCACGAGCGGCGCTTTAGTCTGCGAGAGCGCGATGGCTACATTGAATGGGCCAACCATCCCGAATCTATCCCGGCAGTGAGGGTGACCAATTGGCAGCCTCTAAGCCATGGCGTTGTACTCGCCAACGAAGACAACACTCTCACCAAAAGCAGCGGCATTCACTATACTCGCTTTGACATGCACGGCAATCTGAGAGCTAAATGGATTGGTGAGCAGGGCACCATCACGGTCACCGTTACAGGCCAACGACATACCAACCGCTGTGTGATTGTTTCTACAGTGCTTGGTGCCATGCGCAAAGGCCAGGGCCAGACTAAAGCCAACAGCAATGGACGCTTCTGCTACTAA
- a CDS encoding GDP-L-fucose synthase: MDTHSKIYVAGSRGLVGSALVRTLKAQGYGNLLLRSSRELDLRNQAAVDEFFATEKPDYVFLAAAKVGGIQANNTYRAEFLYDNLMIEANIIHSAYRYGAQKLLFLGSSCIYPKLCPQPMKEEYLLTGNLEPTNEPYAIAKIAGLKLCENYCRQYGVNFISAMPTNLYGLNDNFDLANSHVLPALMRKFHEAKVNGDPTVTIWGTGTPLREFLYVDDLADALIFLMNTYDDVDFVNVGTGQEVSIKALALTMQSVVGYEGELVFDSTKPDGTPRKLLDVSRLNSAGWQAKTDLKTGIEQTYAWFLQNYDSLRGREAAEA; this comes from the coding sequence GTCAGAACACTCAAGGCCCAGGGCTATGGGAATTTGCTGCTGCGCTCTAGCCGAGAGCTAGACCTGCGCAATCAGGCCGCAGTGGATGAGTTCTTCGCTACTGAGAAGCCAGATTACGTCTTTTTGGCAGCGGCAAAGGTCGGTGGTATTCAGGCCAACAATACCTATCGGGCTGAGTTTCTCTACGACAATTTGATGATTGAGGCCAATATCATTCACAGCGCCTACCGCTACGGGGCGCAAAAGCTGCTGTTTTTGGGGTCATCCTGCATTTATCCAAAGCTGTGCCCCCAGCCGATGAAAGAGGAGTATCTGCTAACGGGGAATTTAGAGCCGACCAATGAGCCCTATGCGATCGCCAAAATTGCCGGTCTCAAGCTCTGCGAAAACTACTGTCGCCAGTACGGGGTCAACTTTATCTCAGCGATGCCCACCAACCTCTACGGCCTCAACGACAACTTTGATTTGGCCAACTCCCACGTACTGCCCGCCCTCATGCGCAAGTTCCACGAGGCCAAGGTCAACGGCGACCCCACCGTGACTATCTGGGGCACGGGCACCCCTCTGCGCGAATTTCTCTACGTCGATGACCTGGCCGACGCCCTGATATTTTTGATGAATACCTACGACGACGTAGACTTCGTTAACGTGGGTACTGGTCAAGAGGTCTCGATCAAAGCCCTAGCCCTGACCATGCAATCCGTGGTGGGCTATGAGGGTGAGCTGGTATTTGACTCCACTAAACCCGACGGCACCCCCCGAAAGCTGCTCGACGTGTCGCGGCTCAACTCCGCTGGGTGGCAGGCTAAGACCGATCTTAAAACCGGCATTGAACAGACCTACGCCTGGTTCTTGCAAAACTACGATTCTCTGCGCGGGCGCGAGGCCGCCGAGGCCTAG